A DNA window from Nitrospirota bacterium contains the following coding sequences:
- a CDS encoding 3',5'-cyclic-nucleotide phosphodiesterase has product MEVRVLGASGSDMPGRHLPAFLVDGTVLLDAGTIGGVLTEKEQRKIRAVLLTHPHLDHLRALAFFGDNLALRGRTCAVSVRALPPVLRALATNILNDRVWPDLTEKPAHPVFSLDAVRAGRPFEVGGYRVWAHRVDHAVPAAGYVLEDRRGRRLLYTGDTGPTETLWKETARGIHCAIIECSLPNRMRKLALRAGHLTPALLGEEIRKMHRVPEQILISHVKPQYHDAVARELRFLRMKNLHVLRDGEVFEV; this is encoded by the coding sequence GTGGAGGTTCGCGTTCTGGGAGCTTCAGGCAGCGACATGCCCGGCAGGCATCTGCCGGCGTTCCTCGTGGACGGCACCGTCCTGCTTGACGCAGGGACCATAGGGGGCGTTCTCACGGAAAAGGAGCAGCGGAAGATACGCGCCGTCCTCCTGACCCACCCGCACCTGGACCACCTGAGGGCGCTGGCCTTCTTCGGGGACAACCTGGCCCTCCGGGGCAGGACGTGCGCGGTCTCCGTGCGGGCGCTCCCGCCCGTGCTCCGGGCGCTCGCGACCAACATTCTGAACGACAGGGTCTGGCCCGACCTCACGGAAAAACCAGCCCATCCTGTCTTCTCCCTGGATGCCGTGCGTGCGGGCCGTCCCTTCGAGGTGGGGGGTTATCGGGTGTGGGCCCACCGGGTGGACCACGCGGTGCCTGCCGCGGGCTACGTGCTTGAGGACAGGCGGGGCAGACGGCTTCTTTACACCGGGGATACCGGCCCCACGGAGACGCTCTGGAAGGAGACCGCCCGGGGCATCCACTGTGCTATCATAGAGTGTTCGCTTCCCAACAGGATGCGGAAGCTGGCCCTTCGGGCGGGGCACCTCACGCCCGCTCTTCTGGGGGAGGAAATCAGGAAAATGCATCGGGTTCCGGAGCAGATTCTCATCTCGCACGTCAAGCCCCAGTACCATGACGCCGTCGCACGGGAGCTTCGCTTTCTCCGCATGAAGAACCTCCACGTCCTGAGGGACGGGGAGGTGTTCGAGGTATAG
- a CDS encoding DUF2914 domain-containing protein, translating to MGHLVRGTKDFFSRHRKYMPVVFFLAGFLWDSLTLTRIDNLVDNLVLLAYLLLLGGLIVITNLTSGGRLNRPLLERHRRWYPLGIQFFLGGLLSSYVVFYFQSASMGRTSLFLIILVLLLVANEFLENRLENLPLQMSLYFLATSSFLVFFIPVVFKAMNHGTFVLSTLFGLLVTGALMRSFVRRGVFKGRGEFAFTGALVGGLFVMLNVFYVMNWIPPVPLSLKDMGVYHSVERMDGRYRLTYQKPPWYRFWARDDEPFVYAPGDRVYCFTAVFAPVGLTKDIYHLWQTYSPRKKQWVTTDRLPFEISGGRGKGYRGYTFKQYAAPGRWRVEVRTGGGLLVGYVVFDVIAAGDAKRSWTTAVK from the coding sequence GTGGGGCATCTCGTTCGGGGCACGAAAGACTTCTTTTCCCGGCACAGGAAGTACATGCCCGTGGTTTTCTTCCTGGCCGGATTCCTGTGGGACAGTCTTACCCTCACCCGGATAGACAACCTTGTCGATAACCTCGTCCTCCTTGCATACCTGCTTTTGCTGGGCGGGCTCATCGTCATCACAAACCTTACCTCCGGAGGGCGGCTGAACCGTCCCCTTCTGGAGCGCCACAGGCGGTGGTATCCCCTGGGCATCCAGTTCTTTCTGGGCGGGCTCCTGAGCAGCTACGTGGTCTTTTACTTTCAGAGCGCCTCCATGGGACGGACCTCCCTGTTTCTCATCATCCTGGTCCTGCTTCTCGTCGCCAACGAGTTTCTGGAGAATAGGCTTGAGAACCTGCCCCTTCAGATGTCGCTGTACTTCCTGGCCACGAGCAGCTTCCTCGTCTTCTTCATCCCCGTGGTCTTCAAGGCAATGAACCATGGGACCTTTGTTCTGAGCACCCTCTTCGGCCTTCTCGTCACGGGCGCGCTCATGCGCTCCTTCGTCAGAAGGGGCGTCTTCAAGGGACGAGGTGAGTTCGCCTTCACGGGGGCCCTGGTAGGAGGGCTCTTCGTTATGCTGAACGTCTTTTATGTGATGAACTGGATACCTCCGGTGCCCCTCTCCCTCAAGGACATGGGCGTTTATCACAGTGTAGAGCGGATGGACGGCCGTTATCGCCTGACGTATCAGAAGCCCCCCTGGTACAGGTTCTGGGCGAGAGACGACGAGCCCTTCGTCTATGCCCCGGGCGACAGAGTGTATTGCTTTACCGCCGTCTTCGCCCCTGTGGGATTGACCAAGGACATCTATCACCTGTGGCAGACCTACAGCCCGAGGAAGAAACAATGGGTGACCACCGACCGGCTGCCCTTTGAGATCTCGGGCGGAAGGGGGAAGGGTTACAGGGGCTATACCTTCAAGCAGTACGCCGCCCCAGGCAGGTGGAGGGTGGAGGTCCGGACCGGGGGCGGCCTGCTCGTGGGCTACGTGGTCTTCGACGTCATAGCCGCCGGCGATGCAAAGAGGTCGTGGACGACTGCGGTCAAATGA
- the trpB gene encoding tryptophan synthase subunit beta — MKGYFGAFGGRYAPETLMPALEELEGAWSRLRRDASFRRELDELRRTYVGRPTPLYFASRLTAKLGGARIYLKREDLAHTGAHKINNAVGQALLARRMGKERLIAETGAGQHGVATATGAALAGLACEVYMGSEDMRRQALNVYRMRLLGATVREVSLGSRTLKDAINEALRDWTTNVRTTHYVLGTVFGPHPFPSMVKDFQSVIGREARKQILRAEGRLPDVLVACVGGGSNAMGLFHEFLKDDVRMVGVEAGGQGIASGRHAARFAGGDVGVFQGCKSYLLQDEVGNVLTTHSVSAGLDYASVGPEHAHLREVGRVRYTYATDEEALSAFDLLSRTEGIIPALESAHALAEAAKLAPAMPNAIMVVNLSGRGDKDVEHVARLRGAEV; from the coding sequence TTGAAGGGATACTTCGGGGCCTTCGGCGGCCGGTACGCGCCGGAGACCCTCATGCCCGCCCTGGAGGAGCTGGAGGGCGCCTGGTCGCGCTTGAGGAGGGATGCTTCCTTCCGGCGGGAGCTCGATGAGCTTCGGCGCACCTATGTGGGTCGGCCCACCCCCCTTTACTTCGCCTCCCGCCTGACCGCGAAGCTCGGGGGAGCGCGCATCTACCTCAAACGCGAGGACCTGGCCCACACCGGCGCCCACAAGATAAACAACGCCGTGGGACAGGCCCTTCTGGCCCGCAGGATGGGCAAGGAGCGCCTCATCGCCGAGACCGGGGCGGGGCAGCACGGCGTGGCCACCGCCACGGGTGCCGCCCTGGCGGGCCTGGCCTGCGAGGTCTACATGGGCAGCGAGGACATGCGCCGGCAGGCCCTGAACGTCTACCGGATGCGCCTTCTCGGGGCCACGGTGAGGGAGGTGAGCCTGGGCTCCCGCACCCTCAAGGACGCCATCAACGAGGCCCTGCGCGACTGGACGACCAACGTCCGCACCACCCACTACGTCCTGGGGACCGTCTTCGGCCCCCATCCCTTCCCCTCCATGGTGAAGGACTTTCAATCGGTCATAGGCCGTGAGGCGCGCAAGCAGATATTGAGGGCCGAAGGAAGGCTGCCCGACGTGCTGGTGGCCTGCGTGGGCGGGGGAAGCAACGCCATGGGCCTTTTCCACGAGTTCCTCAAGGACGACGTCCGGATGGTGGGCGTGGAGGCCGGAGGGCAGGGCATCGCCTCCGGCAGGCATGCCGCCCGTTTTGCCGGCGGGGACGTGGGTGTTTTTCAGGGCTGTAAGAGCTATCTCCTTCAGGACGAGGTGGGAAACGTCCTTACCACCCATTCGGTCTCGGCGGGGCTGGACTACGCTTCCGTGGGGCCGGAGCACGCCCATCTCAGGGAAGTGGGCCGGGTGCGCTACACCTACGCCACGGACGAGGAGGCCCTGAGCGCCTTCGACCTCCTATCCCGCACCGAGGGCATCATACCCGCCCTGGAGAGCGCCCACGCCCTGGCCGAGGCCGCGAAGCTCGCCCCCGCGATGCCGAACGCCATCATGGTGGTGAACCTCTCGGGCAGGGGCGACAAGGACGTGGAGCACGTGGCCCGGCTGCGGGGGGCGGAGGTCTGA
- the trpA gene encoding tryptophan synthase subunit alpha, whose translation MTRIGKTFKKLKRKGRKAFIPYIMAGDPSLERTGELIGLLERHGADIVELGVPFSDPLADGPVIQRAAERALKGGVSLRKVIRFVSDIRRKTQIPLVLMTYFNPVFRYGLEAFMRDASEAGVDGVIVPDLPPEEAGEYRKLARAHGVDTIFLVAPTSTEERRKKIARASSGFLYYVSITGITGARLALAGEAGESIRALREMSGKPVALGFGVSTPEEARQVAAMADGVIVGSAIVKRIAQDTSAQGTSAQGTVAPDTGVPDSGLEEFLTSLREAI comes from the coding sequence ATGACGCGCATCGGAAAGACATTCAAAAAGCTCAAGCGGAAGGGCCGAAAGGCCTTCATCCCCTACATCATGGCGGGGGACCCCTCGCTTGAGCGCACCGGGGAGCTCATCGGTCTTCTGGAGAGGCACGGGGCCGACATCGTGGAGCTGGGCGTTCCCTTCTCCGACCCCCTGGCCGACGGGCCGGTCATCCAGCGGGCGGCGGAGCGGGCCCTGAAGGGGGGCGTCTCGCTTCGGAAGGTCATCCGCTTCGTCTCCGACATCCGCCGGAAGACGCAGATTCCCCTGGTCCTGATGACGTACTTCAACCCGGTCTTCCGCTACGGCCTGGAGGCCTTCATGCGCGACGCCTCGGAGGCCGGCGTGGACGGGGTCATCGTGCCGGACCTTCCGCCGGAGGAGGCCGGGGAGTACCGGAAACTGGCCAGGGCCCACGGCGTGGACACCATATTTCTGGTGGCGCCCACCTCCACGGAGGAGAGAAGGAAGAAGATAGCCCGGGCCTCCTCCGGGTTTCTGTACTACGTATCCATAACCGGCATCACGGGGGCCAGGCTCGCCCTGGCCGGGGAGGCCGGGGAGAGCATCCGGGCCCTCAGGGAGATGTCGGGCAAACCCGTGGCCCTGGGCTTCGGGGTCTCCACCCCCGAGGAGGCCCGCCAGGTGGCCGCCATGGCCGACGGGGTCATCGTGGGAAGCGCCATCGTCAAGCGCATCGCCCAGGACACCAGTGCCCAGGGCACCAGTGCCCAGGGCACCGTCGCCCCGGACACTGGTGTTCCCGACTCCGGCCTCGAAGAGTTCCTCACCTCCCTCAGAGAGGCCATCTGA
- a CDS encoding DUF2301 domain-containing membrane protein, giving the protein MGERVIYQPLTPGDRLTVVLYRAGIVLAALIIAAAAFLMNLGEQVPYNLLLYGVYGSAALSVFFIHLYIGKLKRLLMACYAAALAALGLLLALGGGDPALYIAAHPQGLLLLLPVSFCLGFATAKEAFCFQLPEGYLLAIVMPLFLLVLSTGQVGTRGASYGLFVITGMYLYFLARKLFMPLAYDIGDKSAYQ; this is encoded by the coding sequence ATGGGAGAGCGGGTCATTTATCAGCCCCTTACCCCGGGGGACAGGCTGACCGTAGTGCTCTACCGGGCGGGCATCGTCCTGGCGGCCCTCATCATCGCCGCGGCGGCCTTCCTCATGAACCTCGGAGAACAGGTCCCCTATAACCTGCTCCTTTACGGGGTTTACGGCTCCGCCGCCCTGAGCGTTTTCTTCATTCATCTTTACATCGGCAAGCTCAAGCGCCTGCTGATGGCCTGCTACGCCGCGGCCCTGGCCGCCCTGGGCCTTCTGCTTGCTCTGGGCGGGGGCGACCCCGCTCTGTACATCGCCGCCCATCCCCAGGGCCTGCTTCTCCTCCTGCCCGTCTCTTTCTGCCTGGGGTTTGCCACGGCCAAGGAGGCCTTCTGCTTTCAGCTCCCGGAGGGATATCTCCTGGCAATCGTCATGCCCCTTTTCCTCCTGGTGCTGTCCACCGGGCAGGTGGGCACGAGGGGCGCGTCCTACGGGCTGTTCGTCATCACCGGCATGTACCTGTACTTCCTCGCCCGGAAGCTCTTCATGCCCCTGGCCTACGACATCGGCGACAAGTCCGCCTACCAGTAG
- a CDS encoding ATP-binding cassette domain-containing protein → MSETGTGEALERRPAGAGTAVPLLEVRGLAKHFPFRRGAFARREHLRAVDGVSFTLGRDRVFSLVGESGCGKSTVARLVLRLLEPTGGEVLFKGRNISALHGEELKRFRRGAQIIFQDPFASLNPRRTVFDTVAEPMRIHALAPPEELRDRVTALLEKVGLQDVMDRYPHEFSGGQRQRICIARALAVSPELIVADEPLSALDVSIQAQIMNLLMDLRRESGISYLFISHDLHVVEYLSDEVAVMYLGKIVEQAPADELFREPRHPYTVVLLSSAPSLKPTGREKVILTGEVPSPLNVPPGCPFHPRCPRRFEPCDRVVPRLAAESGRPVACHLWNTPRLETGD, encoded by the coding sequence ATGAGTGAGACGGGGACCGGGGAAGCCCTTGAGAGAAGGCCCGCCGGGGCAGGCACGGCTGTGCCCCTCCTTGAGGTGCGCGGCCTGGCCAAGCATTTCCCTTTCAGGCGGGGAGCCTTCGCCCGCCGGGAGCACCTGAGGGCCGTGGACGGGGTGAGCTTCACCCTGGGGCGCGACAGGGTCTTCTCCCTGGTGGGGGAGAGCGGCTGCGGGAAGTCCACCGTGGCGAGGCTGGTGCTCAGGCTTCTGGAGCCCACCGGGGGAGAGGTGCTCTTCAAGGGCAGGAACATCTCCGCCCTCCACGGGGAGGAGCTCAAGAGGTTCCGCCGGGGGGCGCAGATAATCTTTCAGGACCCCTTTGCGTCCCTGAACCCCCGCAGGACGGTCTTTGACACCGTGGCCGAGCCGATGCGCATCCATGCCCTGGCACCCCCGGAGGAGCTGCGCGACAGGGTGACCGCGCTCCTTGAGAAGGTGGGTCTGCAGGACGTCATGGACCGCTATCCCCACGAGTTCAGCGGCGGGCAGCGGCAAAGGATATGCATCGCCCGGGCCCTGGCCGTCTCACCCGAGCTCATCGTGGCCGACGAGCCCCTCTCGGCCCTGGACGTCTCCATCCAGGCCCAGATCATGAACCTCCTGATGGACCTCCGGCGGGAGTCCGGCATATCCTACCTGTTCATAAGCCACGACCTGCACGTGGTGGAGTACCTGAGCGACGAGGTGGCCGTGATGTACCTGGGCAAGATAGTGGAGCAGGCCCCCGCGGATGAGCTCTTCCGGGAGCCCCGCCACCCTTATACCGTGGTGCTTCTGAGCTCGGCCCCGTCGCTAAAGCCGACCGGGCGCGAGAAGGTCATCCTCACCGGCGAGGTCCCCAGCCCGCTGAACGTGCCGCCGGGCTGCCCCTTTCACCCCCGGTGCCCCAGGCGGTTCGAGCCCTGCGACAGGGTCGTGCCCCGGCTGGCCGCGGAGAGCGGACGGCCCGTTGCCTGCCACCTGTGGAACACACCGAGACTGGAAACTGGAGACTAG
- the lptD gene encoding LPS assembly protein LptD, with the protein MAQAGLRKIFILLAGFLLLLTAPARGAKVQITADSMTGMGEAYLFEGSVVLKREGAVIRTERALYNRLTGDVEATGGVTYEDPQVSIQARRAELNLVTRTGTLHDASIYIKEEGFHVKGEEVRRVAPDRYTLRRASATTCEGDGAAGGEGSPDWCLRGRKVNILLGEWLKATHATFRIKGVPVLYTPYLNVPIIRERRTGLLMPTAGYRDLTGFFYSQPFFWAMADNRDATFTVDYYSRRALGGSVEYRYVEGPKTEGRLYVRALDDSERDEVFSEWQAFHRQRSRNAGGILDLRVISHDQYLRIYEPYLEQSATRFTESTARLWAWAGPARLFLLGRFRQDLKEGVDDDTVVQSLPEAGAFLTPTRVGPLLFMGDADGVRFDRDLGARGQRYDLRLRTLHTLGRVPALTQSVEVRETLYDLARAPGEDSLHSEVFTYQAALEGAFIRPVGGYRHSLEPALTYRYVLTEGDTAPFFDLREQVRDESVVALTLLNRLYGEGGEYLTARVEQGYDFGDGNAHFLPLLLEVVLRRPFYAAVSGTYDQEEGRVAAVNSALSFSYRLLRLTAGQSFDARADVSTYTLRMSRPLTRALDVAAGLRYDDKEEGGFEEIWASLGYLSQCWGARVAYVRRPPDDFTVLVNVSLKGLGEVGIR; encoded by the coding sequence ATGGCACAAGCCGGTCTGAGAAAGATTTTCATTCTGCTGGCCGGGTTTCTTCTCCTTCTGACAGCCCCCGCCCGGGGGGCGAAGGTGCAAATCACCGCCGACTCCATGACCGGGATGGGTGAGGCCTATCTCTTCGAGGGCTCGGTGGTGCTTAAGAGGGAAGGAGCGGTCATCAGGACGGAGCGCGCCCTCTATAACCGCCTCACCGGGGACGTGGAGGCCACCGGCGGGGTCACCTACGAGGACCCCCAGGTAAGCATCCAGGCCCGGCGGGCGGAACTGAACCTCGTCACCCGCACCGGCACCCTCCACGATGCCAGCATCTACATCAAGGAAGAGGGCTTCCACGTCAAGGGCGAGGAGGTGCGGCGCGTCGCCCCCGACCGCTACACCCTCCGCCGGGCATCGGCCACCACCTGTGAGGGGGACGGGGCCGCAGGGGGGGAAGGCTCCCCCGACTGGTGCCTGCGGGGCAGGAAGGTGAACATCCTCCTGGGGGAGTGGCTCAAGGCCACCCACGCCACCTTCCGCATAAAGGGCGTCCCCGTCCTTTACACCCCCTACCTCAACGTCCCCATCATCAGGGAGCGAAGGACCGGCCTGCTCATGCCCACGGCGGGCTACCGGGACCTCACCGGGTTTTTCTATAGCCAGCCCTTCTTCTGGGCCATGGCCGATAACCGGGACGCCACCTTCACCGTCGACTACTACAGCCGCCGGGCCCTGGGCGGTTCGGTGGAGTACCGCTACGTGGAGGGTCCCAAGACGGAAGGCAGGCTCTATGTGCGCGCCCTGGACGACAGCGAGCGGGACGAGGTCTTCTCCGAGTGGCAGGCCTTCCACCGGCAGAGGAGCCGAAACGCCGGAGGCATCCTGGACCTCCGGGTGATAAGCCACGACCAGTACCTCCGCATCTACGAGCCCTACCTGGAGCAAAGCGCCACGCGCTTTACGGAATCCACCGCCAGGCTCTGGGCCTGGGCGGGCCCGGCCCGCCTCTTCCTCCTGGGCCGCTTCCGGCAGGACCTCAAGGAGGGCGTGGATGACGACACGGTGGTGCAGAGCCTCCCGGAGGCGGGCGCCTTCCTCACGCCCACGCGGGTGGGCCCTCTCCTGTTCATGGGGGATGCCGACGGGGTGCGTTTCGACCGGGACCTGGGGGCGCGCGGACAGCGGTACGACCTCCGCCTGAGGACCCTTCATACGCTTGGGCGTGTGCCCGCCCTTACGCAGAGCGTGGAGGTCCGGGAAACCCTGTACGACCTGGCCCGAGCCCCCGGAGAGGACTCGCTGCACAGCGAGGTCTTCACCTACCAGGCCGCCCTGGAGGGCGCGTTCATCCGGCCGGTGGGCGGATACCGGCATTCCCTGGAGCCCGCCCTGACCTACCGGTATGTGCTTACCGAAGGGGACACCGCCCCATTTTTCGACCTGAGGGAACAGGTCCGGGACGAGTCGGTCGTGGCCCTCACGCTCCTGAACCGCCTTTACGGAGAGGGCGGGGAGTACCTGACGGCCCGGGTTGAGCAGGGCTACGACTTTGGCGACGGGAACGCTCACTTTCTTCCCCTGCTCCTGGAGGTCGTCCTCCGGCGGCCCTTTTATGCCGCGGTCTCGGGCACGTACGACCAGGAGGAAGGGCGGGTGGCCGCGGTGAACTCCGCGCTTTCCTTCTCTTACCGCCTCCTGAGGCTTACGGCCGGGCAGAGCTTCGATGCCCGGGCCGACGTCTCCACCTACACGCTTCGGATGAGCCGGCCCCTTACCCGGGCGCTGGATGTGGCCGCCGGGCTGCGGTACGACGACAAGGAGGAAGGGGGGTTCGAAGAGATATGGGCTTCCCTGGGCTACCTGAGCCAGTGCTGGGGGGCCAGGGTGGCCTATGTGCGCCGCCCCCCGGACGACTTCACGGTCCTTGTGAACGTCTCGCTCAAGGGGCTGGGCGAGGTGGGCATTCGATAG
- a CDS encoding isoamylase early set domain-containing protein: protein MCKSTDYAAKKKYLKSKPECQVTFVLPKDAAPKARKVVLVGDFNDWDMKGIPLKASKDSFKVTVKLPSNGAYRYRYLIDGSRWENDWCADRYEPNQFGSDDSVVVT, encoded by the coding sequence GTGTGCAAGTCCACGGACTACGCGGCCAAGAAGAAGTACCTGAAGAGCAAGCCGGAGTGTCAGGTGACCTTCGTCCTGCCCAAGGATGCCGCCCCCAAGGCCCGTAAAGTGGTCCTCGTGGGAGACTTCAACGACTGGGACATGAAAGGCATTCCCCTGAAGGCCAGCAAGGACTCTTTCAAGGTGACCGTCAAGCTGCCGTCCAACGGCGCCTACCGCTACCGTTACCTCATCGACGGCTCCCGGTGGGAGAACGACTGGTGCGCCGACCGCTACGAGCCGAACCAGTTCGGCTCGGACGACTCCGTCGTCGTCACCTGA
- the accD gene encoding acetyl-CoA carboxylase, carboxyltransferase subunit beta — MSAWFKKTKQGGPKKQVKIPEGLWVKCDGCKEIIYRKEIDRNFQVCPKCRYHFRINAGLRLKYLADDGSFEELDRGVTSADPLQFKDQKPYPERVTESQARSGLREAVISGKARIKGNPVVLVVMDFSFMGGSMGSAVGEKLVRAAELALSERTPLVAVSSSGGARMQEGILSLMQMSKVSAAIGRLKDAGVPYISVIADPTFGGVTASFAMLGDVILAEPRSLIGFAGPRVIEQTIKQQLPQDFQRAEFLLSHGLIDAIVQRRDMKKTLAILIGHLAPPPAKEAVAR; from the coding sequence ATGTCGGCCTGGTTCAAGAAGACGAAGCAGGGGGGGCCGAAGAAGCAGGTCAAGATACCCGAGGGCCTCTGGGTCAAGTGCGACGGGTGCAAGGAGATCATCTACCGGAAGGAGATAGACCGGAACTTCCAGGTCTGCCCCAAGTGCCGGTACCACTTCCGCATAAACGCCGGGCTGCGTTTGAAGTACCTGGCCGATGACGGGAGCTTCGAGGAGCTGGACCGGGGGGTGACTTCCGCGGACCCGCTTCAGTTCAAGGACCAGAAGCCCTACCCCGAGCGCGTAACCGAGAGCCAGGCCAGAAGCGGCCTGAGGGAGGCGGTCATCTCGGGGAAGGCCCGCATCAAGGGCAACCCGGTGGTGCTGGTCGTCATGGACTTCTCCTTCATGGGCGGCAGCATGGGCTCGGCGGTGGGCGAGAAGCTCGTGCGGGCCGCGGAGCTGGCCCTTTCAGAGAGGACGCCCCTGGTGGCCGTCTCCTCCTCCGGCGGGGCCCGGATGCAGGAGGGCATCCTCTCCCTCATGCAGATGTCCAAGGTCTCGGCGGCCATCGGCAGGCTCAAGGACGCCGGGGTCCCTTACATCTCGGTCATCGCGGACCCCACCTTCGGCGGCGTGACGGCCAGCTTCGCCATGCTCGGCGACGTCATCCTGGCCGAGCCCCGGAGCCTCATCGGGTTTGCCGGTCCCCGGGTCATCGAGCAGACCATCAAGCAGCAGCTTCCCCAGGACTTCCAGCGGGCGGAGTTCCTCCTGTCCCACGGGCTCATCGACGCCATCGTGCAGCGCAGGGACATGAAAAAGACCCTGGCCATCCTTATCGGCCACCTCGCCCCGCCCCCCGCCAAAGAGGCCGTCGCCCGGTAG
- a CDS encoding bifunctional folylpolyglutamate synthase/dihydrofolate synthase, giving the protein MGYTDTIQYLYALGRHGTKLGLHNTTELLARFGNPQRRFRSVHIAGTNGKGSTAACLAAMLKQGGARVGLFTSPHLVSFTERMTVDGVEITEAEVVSLAREVRGRSGGLTPTFFEVVTVMGFLHFARAGVDWAVVETGLGGRLDATNVLAPALTIITTLGMDHREFLGERPEDIAREKAGIIKPGVPVVTAPHGTAEMAVIREAALSREAPLHVAGKDFQAGIKARTTGGLAFEYRSDSRRVADVFLPLAGDYQALNASLAIRAFELLAPEKGELAGLIRAALASLRWPGRLQVVGEDPPVLIDGAHNPDAARALAEALREGFLRAGERLTLLAGVMADKDIKGILGPLLPLASRVIFAAPAFGRSAEPRALREAAASLGFASEAAPSVGEALQAARQGGDPVLVTGSFYTIGEAMETLGTRGTLSRLREWHKPV; this is encoded by the coding sequence ATGGGCTACACCGACACCATCCAGTACCTCTATGCCCTGGGGCGGCACGGGACCAAGCTCGGCCTGCACAACACCACCGAGCTTCTGGCCCGCTTCGGCAACCCCCAGAGGCGGTTCCGCTCGGTCCACATCGCCGGGACCAACGGCAAGGGCTCCACTGCCGCCTGCCTGGCGGCCATGCTCAAGCAAGGCGGCGCCCGGGTGGGGCTTTTCACCTCGCCCCACCTGGTGAGTTTCACCGAGCGAATGACGGTGGACGGCGTGGAGATAACCGAGGCCGAGGTGGTCTCCCTGGCCCGGGAGGTCCGGGGGCGGTCGGGGGGGCTTACGCCGACCTTCTTCGAGGTGGTCACGGTGATGGGTTTTCTCCACTTCGCCCGGGCCGGGGTGGACTGGGCCGTGGTGGAGACGGGGCTCGGGGGCAGGCTGGATGCCACCAACGTCCTTGCGCCCGCTCTTACCATCATCACCACCCTGGGGATGGATCACCGGGAGTTTCTGGGGGAAAGGCCCGAGGACATCGCCCGGGAGAAGGCGGGCATCATCAAGCCCGGGGTGCCCGTGGTCACGGCACCGCACGGCACGGCGGAGATGGCCGTCATCCGGGAGGCGGCTCTCTCGAGGGAAGCCCCTCTCCATGTTGCGGGAAAGGATTTCCAGGCTGGCATAAAGGCGCGGACCACAGGCGGGCTTGCCTTCGAGTACCGGAGCGATTCTCGCCGGGTGGCCGACGTCTTTCTCCCCCTGGCCGGGGACTACCAGGCCCTGAACGCCTCGCTGGCCATCCGGGCCTTCGAGCTCCTGGCCCCCGAGAAAGGGGAGCTTGCCGGCCTGATAAGGGCGGCCCTGGCCTCCCTGAGGTGGCCCGGGCGGCTTCAGGTCGTGGGCGAAGACCCCCCGGTGCTTATCGACGGGGCCCACAACCCCGATGCCGCGCGCGCCCTGGCAGAGGCGCTGAGGGAGGGCTTTCTCCGTGCCGGCGAGCGCCTCACCCTGCTTGCGGGGGTCATGGCCGACAAGGACATAAAGGGGATACTGGGGCCCCTTTTGCCCCTGGCAAGCAGGGTCATCTTCGCCGCCCCCGCCTTCGGGCGGTCGGCCGAGCCCCGGGCGCTTCGGGAAGCGGCGGCCTCCCTGGGCTTTGCCTCCGAGGCGGCGCCCTCCGTAGGAGAGGCCCTCCAGGCCGCCCGGCAGGGTGGGGACCCGGTGCTCGTCACCGGCTCCTTCTACACCATCGGCGAGGCCATGGAGACCCTGGGGACGCGGGGCACACTCTCACGCCTGAGGGAATGGCACAAGCCGGTCTGA